In Gimesia panareensis, the genomic window ACGGGGCTCGCCCGTCAATTCGGACAGCAGAATCAGATTACGGGCGCTGATACTGTTGCCGGAGGGAATCGCCGCATCATAGGCATTTTTCGTACGGGCAATCAGCTGCTCATGATCATGCGTGGTGAAGAAGAAGCCGTGTTCTTTCTGATCCCAGAAAAGGGCGATCTGCAGATCAGTCAGCTGTTGCGCTTCGTCCAGCCACTGCTGCTTGCCCGTCGCCTGATGCAGTGCCAGCAGTCCCTGCACGAGAAATGCATAATCGTCCAGATAGGCGTTCAGACGGGCCTCGCCACCGCGATAACTGCGATAGAGGTGCCCCTCTTTGTCGCGCATCTGATCCAGAATAAACTGCGCCGCCTTTTCAGCAGCAGCCGTATACTCGGGCCGCTTTAATACACGACCGGCGGTCGCCATGCCTTCGATCATCAACCCGTTCCAGCTGGTCAGAATTTTATCATCCTTGAGCAGCGGCTTGCGCTGATTGCGAACGCTGAGCAGTTTCCCACGCGACGCGGCCAGTTGCGACGCCAGTTCGTCGGCTGTGGTGTTGTGTTTCTCGGCGAGTTTTTCCAGCGTGGTGACGCGATGCAGGACATAGCCATGATCGAACCGTGCCGGTTCATTCAATCCATAAAACTCGGCGAACAGGGGATAGTCATCTCCCAGAATTTTTTTCAACTCTTCCTGCGACCAGGCATAGTGTTCGCCTTCGACCCCATCGGTCTCCGCATCCAGTGCGGAATAGAAGCCCCCCTGCGGATCGGTCAGCTCGCGGAGTACAAAATCGACGATGCCTTCAGTGACTTGCTTGTACTGCTGCTTGCCGGTCTGCTCAAACGCGCGGGCATAGACGCCGGCCAGCTGACCGTTGTCGTAAAGCATTTTCTCAAAGTGGGGCACGTGCCAGTAACGATCGGTACTGTAACGGTGAAAACCGCCGCCCAGGTGATCGTAGATTCCGCCATTGGCCATCGCGTCCAGAGTGTGATAGAGAACTTTCGCTGATTCCGCTGCGGTCGGGTTCTGCTCGGCTGCCTGAATATCATATTGCAACAGCACCAGTTTCGAAGTGGTCGGAAACTTGGGCGCGTTGGGGGTCACATCCGAAAAATCGATCCCGCCATACTCGGCATCATAGCTGGCATTGATCGAGCGAACCCCGGCGATCACGAGCCGGTTTTCCAGGGAAATCGCCTCTTTGGCGCCTTCCTCTTTCTGCAGGCGGGCGACCTCCTTCGCAATGATCGCCGCACTCTGCTGGACCTGCTCCTTGTTCGTGCTCCAGAGCTGATTCACCTTCTGCAGCACGCGGGGAAAGCTCATCTGGCCTCCCTGATCGGTGGGCGGGAAATATGTTCCGCCGGCGAAGGGCTCTCGATCGGGCGTGAGAAACATCGACAGCGGCCAGCCTCCACTCGAGGGGGCGCCGATCAGATGGAAATAGACAGAGAGTGAGGTCATGTAAATATCATCGATGTCGGGCCGTTCTTCCCGATCGACTTTGATATTCACGAAGTTCTCGTTCATGTATTTGGCGATCTGCGGATTTTCGAAGACCAGCCGCTCCATGACGTGGCACCAGTAACAACTGCTGTAACCGACCGAGAGAAAAATGACCTTGTTTTCCTGCTTCGCTTTTTCGAA contains:
- a CDS encoding DUF255 domain-containing protein, which produces MSSAGEENPQEGKTEQKQEGQFTNRLAKETSPYLLLHKHNPVDWYPWGPEAFEKAKQENKVIFLSVGYSSCYWCHVMERLVFENPQIAKYMNENFVNIKVDREERPDIDDIYMTSLSVYFHLIGAPSSGGWPLSMFLTPDREPFAGGTYFPPTDQGGQMSFPRVLQKVNQLWSTNKEQVQQSAAIIAKEVARLQKEEGAKEAISLENRLVIAGVRSINASYDAEYGGIDFSDVTPNAPKFPTTSKLVLLQYDIQAAEQNPTAAESAKVLYHTLDAMANGGIYDHLGGGFHRYSTDRYWHVPHFEKMLYDNGQLAGVYARAFEQTGKQQYKQVTEGIVDFVLRELTDPQGGFYSALDAETDGVEGEHYAWSQEELKKILGDDYPLFAEFYGLNEPARFDHGYVLHRVTTLEKLAEKHNTTADELASQLAASRGKLLSVRNQRKPLLKDDKILTSWNGLMIEGMATAGRVLKRPEYTAAAEKAAQFILDQMRDKEGHLYRSYRGGEARLNAYLDDYAFLVQGLLALHQATGKQQWLDEAQQLTDLQIALFWDQKEHGFFFTTHDHEQLIARTKNAYDAAIPSGNSISARNLILLSELTGEPRYRQHADQTLQLFGRIIKRYPGRCAQLVQAVGEYLQTPADQRQSAVSAYDGIFVSPEEGSDQLVAVNPGLELLVAAGLGQTAQQKKQVTANAYLSVDKLPAGKTCQVAIVLNIEKGWHINQNPSSPDFLVPTTFSIKSAQNLKLKDIKYPAGHQFKVSGFDEPLLVYEKQVVIRGTLEIPASAAGKEEKLELQVKYQACNDQTCIRPTTISKVGKFKVAAPGETVRQVNQKWFKTD